The Primulina huaijiensis isolate GDHJ02 chromosome 6, ASM1229523v2, whole genome shotgun sequence genomic sequence GTTTAGATAAAAGCAGTCAATCATCCGTAATATCTGAGGATATCCGTCGGCTTACGAGTATAGCACCTGATAGTGTTCACAATGGGGGTGTTGAGGAGACAAGACTCTTAGAAATAGATGATACcatacaacaaaaatattttgggatttctttcttctttatTGATGGACAAACCAGATTCCTTGAAACTCTAAGTGGCCAAACAAAGATTCCAGCAGTTGTCATAATCGATCCGATAGCTGAGAAACATTATGTCTTGGCTGAGCGATCAATTTTCAACTATTCCATGCTATCTGATTTTGTTAATAATTTCCTAAGAGGAAAGCTTGCTCCATACCAACAATCAGTTCCTACAGTTCCTAGTCCTAGAGAGTCCCCAAGACCACCATTTGTTAATTTGGATTATCACGAGAAAGAATCTATTCCTCTACTAACAGCCCGTACTTTTGCTAAACTGGTTCTGGGTAATAAATCTGATACTGAGAATTCTGATAGTTCATGGGATAGGAACATATTGGTTCTTTTTAGCAACAGTTGGTGTGGGTTTTGCCAAAGGATGGAACTAGTTGTTCGTGAGTTGCATCGAGCAATTAAGGGGTATGCAAAGCTGAAGGCAAATGGTTTGAGGATGGAAAAGCTGACACTGAAAGGTGGTAAATGTTCATTGCTTTTAcatctctgtttttttttttacgttgaTTTCCACTAAGTGTTACCTTAGTTTTCTGTTTTTAGAATGCTCGTCTTTTCTTGAAGATCTATTGCCAGTTCAATCCCATTAATGACAAAGTGGATTTATTAATTGATTTTGTAATGACTAGAATGAAGATGGGAAAAAAATTGAACAACATAAGGTTCTGGAAGTGTTCTAAATCTCTATTCAATCAACACAGATGTTTGAAAccttttataataatttgttaTGGGTTAAAACTCATGTTAATAGTAGAAGCTGGCATTTGGCTTCGAGTATAGATTTATTAGTTGCTTTTGAGGGCAAAAATTTGGATCCTATATGCGGTCATTATATCTGTAATGTGGTTTTTCGAGAGGTTTCATCATGGTGTGTTAGAATTTATGATCGAGTTGACTGGCTACACTGAGGACATTTTGATTGGTGAAAGGATGGATGCAATCTATTCCGTGTTAGGAAATCTGAAAGGGAGATAAGCAAAGAGGAGGAAAGAAAGACTAAGTTTTACCTTGTTGATAAGAAACCAAAACGTGGCATCAACCttatgcatcacaatatacacaTGACAATCATAATACTTCTGTACGGACCTAAAATATGATGAGATATAGTTTTAGAACTTGATCATCAACAAAGACTAGTATCTATTCAAATCTTTAACTGAAACCTAAGAACAGAAACCTTGTATAAGCTTAAGAATGCAAATCAATAAAATTAGAATAACTCTGTTTTGTGTTTCGAAGACAAAGTGAACTGCGAGAGAAAGAATCTGACATATAATCTATATATCACTGAAGGACTGTGAATGTGGAACCGTGAGGGACAACTTGCGTAATATTCTCAACTTCTGATATGAGGATGCTGTGAATATTTTGGGTGGTGAACCAAGAAGTgtaattttttcttgaatttataattCTATGTAAAAACACTCTTAAAGTGCTCCATGAATTTTTAAAGTGCACCTAAGCATGGAAGCTGCACTTTAGGCATAGGCACATCAGCACATGCCCTGTGTTCTTTTGATAACTATGCTTAGCACTAAAATAATTGACTCTATCTATTATATTCGAACTTAATTTCTGTTGGAATTTGATTTTCGAATCATTTAtgttttagcataaaaattaagtaattttttttgccataattgtgtgtgtgttattGTTTATGAGAATACATGAATATCAAACAGTTTACCTCTAAGTTTTGTTGTTGGttcatccttttcttttcatcagTATAGTATGGCTTTATACATGctgatacatatattttatttgctgATTCTGATAATTGTTTAGATTTGTGGCAGAGTTTGATGATGATGCCACATTGAGGCTTCCCCTAATTTATATGATGGATTGCTCACTAAATGACTGTGGTTCGATCATAATACCTATCCTGCAGGTGCAAGTTATCTTAGTACTTTTTCAATGATTGTCCTTTTTGTGATGCTTGCTAATTGGAATTGGAGCTAATTATATGAATCCTGCTACTTTGGCTGGTTTTGTTACGTGTGCTGTTTTTCACGCCTATTTATACATCATATTTCCAACTAGCATTTGATCGGTTAGGAATTTATATGGAAATATCTTTTTCACCATAAATTTTTGAGCATGCAAATGGACTGAACACTTCCTTTATGTTTACTTCAATAATTGTTTTTCTCACTTATGAATTCTTTACTAATTGtcacattttatttttcaaataaatttacgTAGTTTGCCGAGCCTTTCTAGCTATCTCAAAAAGTATTTgagtttgaaattattgttttgattCTTTCAATGTGTGAGATAAATTCCTTTATTGTTTGTTCTCTGATGTGCTTGAATATGCAGAGGGAACTTTATCCGCTTCTATTGTTATTCccagcagaaagaaagaaagatccAGTGCCTTACGAAGGAGATATAGCAGTATGTGATATCATTAATTTTCTGGCTGGTCATGGGAGCCATGTTCACGATCTTATCATGGACAAAAGTAAGTTTCAACACGGATGATATTTGTCTCTTTTTTCCATACCTTATTAAATGGATGGAATATCCTTTTTTTTATGTCCGGGAATAAATTTATTGCAACTCCGAGACTCTATTAAGTTATCACGAGGTAATCTGACTCATATGTTATTCTTTTACTTGGTTAGGTTATTGACAGCTCCACACTTCTGCCAAAGGAGTTCATCAGGATAAGAGCTTATCTCATGAAGTTCTAGTTAACGGCAGGTTGCAAAACCTAGAACTGAAAAGGATGAATTCTCGATTCCCTATTGGCTTACATGAAAGACCTCAGTTGTCCATCGGCTGCATCCTAAGTGCTACAGAAAAGCTTCTGGATGTTCACCCATTTGAAGAATCTAAAATTCTTCTTGTGAAAGCAGAACAAAGAACTGGATTTCAAGGCTTGATTTTTAACAAACGTATCAGTTGGGACTCCCTTGAAGAAGAAGGTTTTGACTTATTAAAGGAGGCACCTTTGTCCTTTGGTGGTCCTGTATTGAGAAGTGGATTGCCTCTTGTTGCTTTGACGcacaaatttattgaaaatcaaTCTGTAGAAATCCTACAGGAAGTTTACTTTCTTGATCCATGGGCCACACAAAGCGTAATTGAAGAAATTAGAGTGGGTAACCAATCAGTTCATGACTACTGGTTTTTTTTCGGATATTCAAGTTGGGGTTGGGATCAATTATTCCATGAAATTGCTCAAGGAGCTTGGAATATAAAAAATGGCAGTTTGGAACAGTTGGAGTTGCCATGGACATGATGACTGGTTCTGAAAAACTAGCTCATAATCAATCTAGAGCTTAGAGTTCCTTGATCATATGTTTCTCTTTTTTGACAGagtatttaaaaaatacaaaaaaaaagtgCTAGATGGACATGAACTTTGAAGGGGGCTATGTATATACGAAATGTTGAGTAAATTATCAGTGTCTCACAAGTCTTAGCTTTATGAACAATTTTATGCAGCATTTTGTATTTCAGCGCCGAAGGGGGCATGTTCATGAATTCTTGATTAAATATGTATTTTGAAAACTTTACAGCATCGATCATCTCATGCTTTCATGTATAAGAATATATATTGAATATTCACTTTGTATCAGGAATAGAAGTAGAAATGTTAAAATGGGTTGGGCTGGCCTACCCTGTCATATAAAATAGGTAAGTGATTATGTTTGGTAATTTTCCGACATGTCACAATGGCGGAGTAacaaattatgcataaaattggTTAGACATGTCAGGTCGAGTCATCTCGACACCTAAAATAGTGGACTATGTTGGTGATTTCCCAATAAAACAATAAGGTGGGTCGGCCTGTCCCGTTAAGACTAATGTCGGGTGGGTTGTGAGTCAACTCGTCTCACTATGTCATTGCAACATCTCTATATAATAGTTTCTGGTTTTTGCATACAATAGTTGAAATGCTCTAGCTAGCATTTATTTGGAAGGAGCCGGAGGTAAGGCAATCTTCTTTTTATGTTCTTCGCCTGGTTAGCAGTTTAAAATATTCATGTGCTGATCCGTACTATttgctatatattttttttataatactctatttatatatatttagagTTCGATTTCTTAGCTTTTGTTGACCTGCAAAAACAGATTATGAGGACATGTGTACTATGATGAagctgaaaatattttctctaacttaattattttggttattttcaCCAATGTTATACGAGAAAATTATAAGAGATTTAACTATTTTAGCAGCGTTTGGTTATGAATACAAGTATGATCAAAGCCATGCGGATGGAAAAAACATCATCTTAAAAACATGGTATCAGATACAAGTTTATCCCTATTTGTTTCGGTAAATTTCCAACATTTTCATATGCTTACAAAATGTTGTTTGTGAAACAAAAATACACATTGCAGCAATTTAAATCGATATGACATCCTGTTGTGTTTGTTTCTTTCATAAAGAACAATCACTAAGATACTGCTAGTTGATGAATACAATCGTCTGGTTCGAGTTCATGTTGTTGCCAACGCGAACTAGCACTTCTAAGCATGCGTGCAACACATCTCCACGACATTTTTTCCTCTCGGGATCCTACGTacctaaattaaattttctcatCCTTAAAACTAGTCATATCAACATAATAGAGGCTTCTCCACATCGTGCTCACTTTCCACTGAGTTATTGTCATCATCGATGGAAAAACCTTCATTCCCTTTAGCCCAGAGCACGAAATAGAGACCGGTGAACATGAGGCACATACCTGCAAGGCTGGAATTCAAAAGGGTCTGACTCAATACTTtccagaattttcaatcatatttTCTTGATTCGGAGTATTGATTGAATATACCTCCCTATGCTAATGGATTCTCCCAAAGTTATTACTGATAGTGCGACGGAAATGACCGTCGCAAGGGGGTTAAATATAGACACCATGACAGGACCTCTTTTCTTCATTGCCCATCCGTTGAAGCTTACACACATTCCACTCACACTGCCTGCCTGTTTTCATTCAATAGTTAACTGATTACTCAAGGAGCAAGGATTTTTATGTATCACGTCTCAATCATTGATGACGAATATGCAGAAAGGAAATGGTTGTGACAGTGAATGATAAGCAACATGGAATTACCAAAAGGGAGTAGCCAATGAGTTGTTGAATAGTTAGCAAAGGCCATCCAGTATCCCATCCATTATCTTCAATCATCTGAACCATGGCAGTAAGAACCACACCAATGAGTGATGTTATTGCACACAAGGATATAGGGGCCGGAAAATCGCGTAAAGTTGTAGCCTGAAACGTGCGGGACAAAAGTTACAATCTATCTTGCTCCTCCTGATATAATCATGTGTTTAGACGTTCGTACTTGTAAAACGATTTGACTTGACAACACAAAAATAGCTGCAATTAGATACATGCAACCGATCAAGGTTTGTTCGTCGTAAGTGTTATTAGGTGGTGAAGACGAATTCGAGACTTGAGCCTCCTTCGCCGATGGGTATTGCACCGTGCTTTGCATCAGACTCATTAAAAGTGCTCCAACAACACAGAGTAAAGTCCCTGCAATCTTGGCTCTGCTGTATATGCTTGCCAACTCTATTTTCTCTAATCTGCAATGGATTTTAACCTTTATTATAAAATGGAGCATTCAAATGTTTATCTTTTTCATGATTAATTAGGCTATTTTAGATTATAAGTATGATGATAATGGGGAGAAATGGGATTGACCTGAAAGCCCAGGCAATACAAAAGACAAGTCCTGGTGCAAGATTTGGCATTGCTGTGGCCATAGCTGGTGAAGTGAGACTGACACCTTTCATGAACAGAGACTGAAATACAGTCACACTGAAAACACGAACAAAAGATTGGCATTATACTGTATCTGTTAAAGCATAAAACTACATAATACTTCGCCAACTTTAGAGCtctgcattttttttatttttgtctgGTATATTCAACAATACATTTAGGGAAAATGACAATTTTAGTTATGTAATTTAGTTTGTTTTGATATTTAGTTTCATAACTTGTCAATGTTTAGCTTTAATTCAATAACTTggaattttttttgtcttttatttgTCATAAGTCACTAACTCATTCGAATATTGTTTATCTGACATCGATATTCTTCTGCGTAGCTCATATATCGAAAATAAACTCATATtacatatcaaaataaatataaacaaaaacaaaggaGATAAATAAAAGCAAAACGAcaattaatatttcaaagtGTGAGGAAAAAAGCTTGTTGTTTCCATTTATTTTTGTTCAGATAGATTTTAATGTGTATAATACGTGTTTTATTCTAGCTATATGAGTTAGAGTGTTTGTTTCAAATAAGAACcaagacaaaaaaaatttaaattaatggaTGAAAACCAAACATTGACGAGTTACtaaactaaaacaaaaaactGACTAACTTACATGACTGAAATTGCAATATTCCTGCACATTTATGTTTGAAGTACCCAAGAGAATGTGAAATTACAGCATATAATACCAAATAAAGTCATTGTTGAATAGAAGATAATACTAATAGCACATGCAGCAGCAGCATGGATTCAATCAAATAATTACTGCGACTTTTAGAGACCGAATGTCTAATgatgatgatatatatatataggagaCGTAAGATAACTAAATTTCCTATTTTGAAGTTAAGCGTTCTCCTCATACTATGatagataaaaattttaacaaataattaaagCCTTCAGTAACAGTTGAGTTAATCGAAAAGTTCTTTTAGATTAGTTgttccaattaattaatttatttatttattcgtCTTCAACTTTCAACTATAGTAAACTCTTAGATTTTTATGCCGTCGTTTAAAATtctggatttttattttaaaaaaaattctggaATCTACAACGACATGATGATAATgtttaatatatatgtaaaaggATGCAGTAAACAAGTGAAAAATAGAAGAAGAAACGTCAACCTACCCTCCAAAAGAAAGTAAAAGAAGTTGAATCCATAACTTGACACTGAATTTGGTAGGCCATTGCTTCCTGCAAACATCAACATAatccaatatatataattatttaaagcatttgatttttcttttctttcatgGTATAATTTCATCAAGTAAATCAcatttcttaatattaaaaacaCGCATGCCATCAATGAAATTATTGTGTATCTCATACATCATTGGATACATGAAAACATATACAAATTTCACGCAAAATTCAGACAAAACAGACGAAGAAACAGCATAGAATAAAATGGACTTGCCTTTCAAAGAAGATGGCTAGAGGAGAGAGTAAAACAAATGTGGCAAATGTAGAAAAAATGACAAGAGAAGAAGGCTGAAACCCAAGTTTCAAGAGATAACTCAGCAAAATTGAGTTCCCCGCATACATGAACTGAACTATTATCAATCCCACAATTATACCAACATCTTCAATCCACTGCAGTTTCTTCCAGTTGCCCATCATTTTTAAGCAATCCCCCTTGATGAACCTTGCTTGCATGCCTTATAATTGAAAaattcactttttttttaaaaaaaaatcttgtaaTAATCAACCGACAAGTTTGGCAAAAATATAACTCCTGCAATGAACCAACTTTTTAACAATTCATTTCCTTttttggatatctcagtcactTTCTTGAGATATGGGAATGTCTGCAATTTTCTTGCAAAGCCATTCtcataaatgtttatttttttatgattaattaagAAACAAGCAAAGATTATCTCCAGAAAAGGAAGGTTTTCAATTATGGAAGCCTCGAAGTAGAACGATTAATGgaaggttttttttattttttatttttgaatgattAATGGAAGGTTGAGGGTCTGAAGTTTTTGGACTATGAAAGCCAACAAATACAAATGGTTTAACTTTTAACCTCTCTTTATGGAGCAAAGCAAGGATTCCCTATAACGTTGGAGCAAATCTCTCCCTCCCCATGCTAAAAAAAATCTCTCCCTACCCTTCTCACTTATTTACACACAATAATGACCATTTATAATGGTAAAACTTgtgtaaatattaaaatttcatgcattataccccaaaaaactaaaaataataccAAGATATAAGAGTGAACATCTTAGAAATTTAAAAACACCCACTTTTTTGCTTGTATTGGATTCCTTTACTAcctatgttttaaaaaataataatttttcttaaaaaaatagctATCAtagctttttttttaatttccagCGATAGAGATCGCAATCATTATCatttgatttaaaatgagtAAATTATTGAACTCAtgccataattttttaaaatttatgatgaTACAACTCATAATCATTGTCATTTTGATTCACACCAACTACTCATGCAATAACGTACAAATCATGCATGATAGATCAACCACGACAATGAAACCAGTTTATTTAACTAAATAATTCTTGAGCCGACTGTAACTAATCTTGAATTGTAAAACTGGGAAATAAAGCCATCACAAATTCAAAATTGTGATGCTAGAAATTTTGTTCTCAAATTATCCATCATTTATCCGTGGAATCAAAGCACATTCATTCATCAGCAGAACTTTTCCTGCAGTTCTTGAAAGACAATCCACCACATGGATCAATCCCATGTCGTACATGGATTCTTCGGGCGCCTTGATTTCAGATATGGCCGTAACAAATACTTTCAAGCCAAATGTCTCTAGCATAATCTATTCGATCCGTGCATGTACTAATACTGGTCTGTTTTTTCATGGCCAACAGCTTCATTGCCACGTTCTGAAATCTGGGTTCGATTCCGATGTATTTGTCTCCACggatttgattaatttttatgtcaagtTTAACAATTTGTTTGTTGAAATTTCTGATCCAACTGTGGCTTCTTGGAATTCATTAATTTCCGGGTATGTCAATCATGGGCAGTTTCGTTTACTGCTGCTTTATCCGCTTGTGGACAACTGAGTAGAGTTCAGCTGGGAAGATCGGTGCAGTCTAAGATTGTGAAATACGGTGTGTGGTGCAGTGTTTTTGTTGCTAATTGCTTGATTAACATGTATGGAAACTGCGGTTTCACCATGGAGGCAACGGCGGTTTTCCAAGAAATGGTTGAGAAGGATAATATCTCGTGGAATTCAATTATTGCAGCAAATGCTAGAAATGGGAAACTTAAACAGGCATACACTTTTACGCTTCAGATGCCACAACCTGATACAATCTCGTACAATGAACTGATTGATGGCATTGCTCGGTATGGAGTTATAGACGATGCTATTACTGTGTTATAAAAAATTAAGTGTGGGCAGATAGAGGAAACTGGAAAATCATGGGGTGTTGAAACATGGTTTAGATGAATATATTGTTGTTGGTAGTGCTCTGATTGACATGTATTTTAAGTGTGGGCAGATAGAGGAAACTGGAAAATCATTTGACTCACTTCCGGAAAAGAATTTGGTTACATGGAAAGCAATGATATCGAGATATGCTCAAAATGGTAACTTCAGAATGGTGATTCATCTCTTCGAGAAGTTGAAAACAATGAGAAATTTACAGCCTGATGAAATTACTTTTCTCAATGTATTTTCAGCGTGTCTGGCATGTTAGGATCCCTCTGAAGGTAGCAAACC encodes the following:
- the LOC140979170 gene encoding uncharacterized protein — protein: MNSRFPIGLHERPQLSIGCILSATEKLLDVHPFEESKILLVKAEQRTGFQGLIFNKRISWDSLEEEGFDLLKEAPLSFGGPVLRSGLPLVALTHKFIENQSVEILQEVYFLDPWATQSVIEEIRVGNQSVHDYWFFFGYSSWGWDQLFHEIAQGAWNIKNGSLEQLELPWT
- the LOC140978029 gene encoding WAT1-related protein At5g47470-like isoform X2 gives rise to the protein MQARFIKGDCLKMMGNWKKLQWIEDVGIIVGLIIVQFMYAGNSILLSYLLKLGFQPSSLVIFSTFATFVLLSPLAIFFERKQWPTKFSVKLWIQLLLLSFGGVTVFQSLFMKGVSLTSPAMATAMPNLAPGLVFCIAWAFRLEKIELASIYSRAKIAGTLLCVVGALLMSLMQSTVQYPSAKEAQVSNSSSPPNNTYDEQTLIGCMYLIAAIFVLSSQIVLQATTLRDFPAPISLCAITSLIGVVLTAMVQMIEDNGWDTGWPLLTIQQLIGYSLLAGSVSGMCVSFNGWAMKKRGPVMVSIFNPLATVISVALSVITLGESISIGSLAGMCLMFTGLYFVLWAKGNEGFSIDDDNNSVESEHDVEKPLLC
- the LOC140978029 gene encoding WAT1-related protein At5g47470-like isoform X1; the encoded protein is MQARFIKGDCLKMMGNWKKLQWIEDVGIIVGLIIVQFMYAGNSILLSYLLKLGFQPSSLVIFSTFATFVLLSPLAIFFERQQWPTKFSVKLWIQLLLLSFGGVTVFQSLFMKGVSLTSPAMATAMPNLAPGLVFCIAWAFRLEKIELASIYSRAKIAGTLLCVVGALLMSLMQSTVQYPSAKEAQVSNSSSPPNNTYDEQTLIGCMYLIAAIFVLSSQIVLQATTLRDFPAPISLCAITSLIGVVLTAMVQMIEDNGWDTGWPLLTIQQLIGYSLLAGSVSGMCVSFNGWAMKKRGPVMVSIFNPLATVISVALSVITLGESISIGSLAGMCLMFTGLYFVLWAKGNEGFSIDDDNNSVESEHDVEKPLLC